The nucleotide window ATACCATCTTTGTCTTCAAGTCCGAGCTTATAAATTTTGTCCAGTTCAGGGTTCCATTTGTCATAGCTTAACTCATAGTTCAAAAAAAGAAGTACCAATACAAAACTGGCCAGGCCAACACCCAGTCCAATGATATTGATGGCGCTATACCATTTATTATTTCGCAGATTTCTCCAGGCTATTTTTATGTAATTTTTGAACATATAATTCAACTTAAAGCGGAGCGTTTGATGTTTAATATTTAATATTCTCTCTTACACTAATATATTCTCCGTAACTGTCTGGCCATCCAGCATGCGTATGATACGGTGACTATAGCGCGCATCATGCTCGCTGTGAGTTACCATGATAATGGTAGTGCCCTGCTCATTGAGATCGGTTAGCATCTCCATTACTTCGTTGCCATTGGACGAGTCCAGATTACCGGTTGGCTCATCGGCCAGTATCAGCTTAGGTTTGTTTACAACAGCCCGGGCAACAGCTACTCTTTGTTGCTGTCCGCCCGATAGCTGTTGAGGGTAATGGTTGCGACGATGCATGATCTGTACTTTTTCAAGCACTTCCTCCACCCGTTTTTTACGATCTGCATTTTTTACGCCGGTGTAAATCAGGGGCAGTTCAACATTCTCAAAAACAGTTAGTTCGTCAATCAAGTTAAAGCTTTGAAAAACGAATCCGATATTATGCTTTCTCAGATCTGCTCTTTTGCGCTCATTGAAGTGTGCTACTTCAATTCCGTTGAAAATAAAACTGCCGCCATCCGGATCGTCCAGCAGGCCCAATATATTCAATAAAGTAGATTTGCCACAGCCGGAGGGCCCCATTACGGCTACAAATTCTCCTTCTTTTACTTCGAGAGACAATTTGTTAAGTGCAATGGTTTCTACTTCTTCAGTCCGGTACATTTTTTCCAGATCGGTAATTTTTATCATATAAAAGATTTCAAATTCGAAGGTTTTAAGTTTAATTCCGGTAATTACATTTATTTTTTGATCACTAATTCCTGCATATCTTCTCCGTAATTCTCATAGCTGCTCGTAACTACTTTATCACCTGGTTTGAGTCCGCTCATCACTTCAAAATAGTCGGGGTTTTGCCGTCCCAGCTCAATATCAGTTTTGTAAGCAACGGATCCGTCGCTGCTGAGTTTGTATACCCATCTGCCACCGGTTTTGTTATAAAAACCTCCTCTTGCCAGTAATAAAGCTTTTGTTTCATCGCTTAAG belongs to Niabella yanshanensis and includes:
- a CDS encoding ABC transporter ATP-binding protein, which gives rise to MIKITDLEKMYRTEEVETIALNKLSLEVKEGEFVAVMGPSGCGKSTLLNILGLLDDPDGGSFIFNGIEVAHFNERKRADLRKHNIGFVFQSFNLIDELTVFENVELPLIYTGVKNADRKKRVEEVLEKVQIMHRRNHYPQQLSGGQQQRVAVARAVVNKPKLILADEPTGNLDSSNGNEVMEMLTDLNEQGTTIIMVTHSEHDARYSHRIIRMLDGQTVTENILV